A region of the Hyperolius riggenbachi isolate aHypRig1 chromosome 9, aHypRig1.pri, whole genome shotgun sequence genome:
GCAGACTGAGCTGGAAAGGCGTGCGTGCCAAGCTTCTGCAACAGAGGAATTGTGTTTATTTCAGCGGAACACCTTCTAGCGAATTAACCAAAGGGCCTCCTATTTTTTGGGCGAAGGTTGTTCGGTCTTCGAATGTATCGATGCTGTCCACTATAAACTCCTTATTGATTCCTGTAAATTATGAGATTTAGGAAATAGATTACAGAATGCTAAACACATTAGAAACAACAAATTCATAAcataaaagcaagaaaaaaaagtttctgtgCTCCAGAGGCCCCAAACCATGAGTGTGCAGAGGAAATGCTAGACTGGGAAGAGtcctttagggcctgagcccactaacgcagttgtgcgcagttgtgttcgcttttcagcatctgtaacattgctgTGTTGCTGCAAAGTAGACACAattgcgcacaactgcgttagtgggctcaggcccttacagtTTGGTTTACTAatgctaccccccctccccccccccccccccccccatacaccatAGTGAAGATGTTGCAGAAGATCATTGGAAGTCCAAGATCTGCATACTGCAGTGCTTGAGGTTTTGGTGTGTTTGGCCGAAACTCTGAAACTGTTCCCTGCACTATAGAGCTCAACAGTTAAacaatattaaaggaccactatcgcgaaaaaagtaggcagttaacagggtcggactgggaccctgggggcctaccagagaaatttcaacctggggcccacacatcccattactgcggtgaaaaaaggaacatgaccatgcatcggaaggtgggcgtggtcatgatgtatcatagacagggccaaatgtacatgaacttagcagcattgtaattcagagacactgctgcccagcaaaactttgcatagagtcccccttTAATATAATGTCCCAGTTGCCATACATATGAcatgaattagattgtgagctcctctgaggacagtcagtgacacgactatgtcaaTTAATCTAAGTCAATAAATCTAAGaatctaaggcctcctttccacagactgctgataggcagtgaaatgcctctcaaactctctcaactgcttactgctgcctggtaactgcttgttgctgcatgataactgcttacttctgcctggtaactgcttgctgagcacacagctcaacagttcgtggaaaggaggcctcagtCAATCTAAAATTAATTACCTGGTGGGtggcctaatatcaattacctggagggtgggtggcctaatatcaattacctggagggtgggtggcctaatatcaattaccaggtgggtgggctaatatcaattacctggagggtgggctaatatcaattacctggtgggtgggctaatatcaattacctggagggtaggctaatatcaattacctggagggtgggctaatatcaattaccaggggggtgggctaatatcaataacccggtgggtgggctaatatcaattaacccggtgggtgggctaatatcaattacccggagggtgggctaatatcaagtacctggagggtgggctaatgtcaattacccggagggtgggctaatatcaagtaCCTGGAGCGTGGTCTAATGTCAATTACCcggagggtgggctaatgtcaattacctggagggtgggtgggctaatgtcaattacctggaggatgggtgggctaatatcaattacctggagggtgggtggcctaatgtcaattacctggagggtgggctaatatcaattacctggagggtgggctaatatcaattacctggagggtgggctaatatcaattacctggagggtgggctaatatcaattacctggagggtgggctaatatcaataacCCGGTGGGTGAGCTAATATCAATAAcccggtgggtgggctaatatcaattacctggagggtgggctaatatcaattacctggagggtgggctaatatcaattacctggagggtgggctaatgtcaataacccggtgggtgggctaatatcaattacctggagggtgggctcacACAAGCCTAAGTAAGGCAGGGTGGGTGATCTAATAAGTGAGCTTACACTTTGAAACGTCTTATGTACATAGGCAAAAGAGGTTAGTATGTTAGTATTAGGCAGAGtaaagagggaaggttagtgtcaaggtggccattaacgatacaattctccagatgatcgaccatctgattcgatcggAATATCGATCGGAAACAATCATTCAAGATCACTAACAGAAATAATGATgctaaccaatttgatcagatcAATGAAATTGATCCAGAAAATGAAtctattccattaatctgatcaaattgcaTAGAAGCTTTCATTCCGCTAGTGGGACTGAACGATCATCTCCAAAAGATATTGAGATTAGGTGATCGTCTGGAGAATTGTATCGCTAATGATCATTAGCATAGGAgagaaaaataaatgcaatgcaggtAGGTAATCCACACAAATAGATGTGTTAAATGGATAGGACTTACTGCAATTCAGTGACAATAACTGCACAAAATAATcataaataaaaagtgcaaatGCTATAATCATACACCAGGAATACAATAAACTGCATAACCTGAAAGTGCAAACAATACATTGTTGTAAActaaaagaaaatacaaaaagaGGGATGAATAGTGTGAGAATTCTCCAGACAGGAAAGAGTGGAGATAGGGAGTTGTGTAAACTACAACAGAGAGAAGAGCTGACAGCTATTTCAGGCTCAGCTCAGTGCTGGGACAGGAGAGTGTGTGcacggaggggaggggggaagggtagTGTCTACAGCACTGACAGGCAGGAGGTAGCCAGAGGGTGAGATAAAAGAATACCTGCTGGCAATGGCATTCCGTGGAGGAGGCAGATCAGCTGGAGTAAAGACATGTCTGTGCTGGCTGATTCAAGTTAGCCGCCCTGTTGCAGCTTTCTCCTCACTGCTGTGCACGTGGGGGGCAGGGCCTCTTCCAGTAACCAGAGTGACTCTCGTCTCTGGCTGTATTCCCATCTCTGTCTGCTGTAGAGCGGAGGGGTGGAGCCACGCCCACTTGCTGTGTTTTCTCTGTTCAGCCGGAACTATAAACTAATTGCCGGCTGGAGACAGAGAGCGCAGGGAGGCGGAAGGTTAAAATAGTCCCTTTGCCTGCCTGCTTCTCTGCAACAATCTTCTGGGGGGTGATTTTACTTATGGAAATGGCCCAGCCAGGGCTGCATTAAAGAAGATATAAACACATGTAGCCAGAAAAGGCGCCCCATCTATGGGCCCCATAGTTATCCCTACGCCACTGGCCCTGGGGCCCACTGGAGatgtggaggcggggcccaccgaccaAAACATCGGCACTTCGCTGGGTCAGTACGACgctggcagttaaaatctgacagaactgacaggttttgggccagtccatctcctcatgggggattctcagggttttctttgttttcaacagcatttcctgaacagcagttgcaaagtctgacaacatagtgtgcaagtgagtaggagcgctggctggtattttactattttggcagttaaactgctgttcagtaaatgccgttgaaaacaaaaaaaaacctgggaatcccctatgaggagatggactggcccaaaaactgtcagatttgaactgcctactttttcacaatagtggtcctttaagaaggtGATAGATTTACTTTTAGTAAAGTAAAATAACCTATAGTCATCAAAATACTGTTTAGAGTTTAGAGAAGGACTGGTTCCAAGAGATTACTGTACTCTACCCTTAGGGCTTGTTTTCATATAGCAGGTTTGCCTTTCAGGCGCAATTATGGAAAAGTGATTGCAGGGACAGCAGTGCATAGAGGTTTCCACTCGGCGGTTCACCGCTGAATTGTCGcacatggtttgctgcatttcagggCAATTCAGCCCGCAATCCCTATTGAGATCACAAGCTCCACCCCCTCCCCGCTGGGAGTGACACGCAGCGCAGAGCTACGGAGCCCTGCACtgcatggaaacgagcccttactgtttGCTTTATGGTGAAATATTGTAAACTGTTGTATCACAGTGCACAGTGTAAAGCAAGGGAATAAGATGTATGTACTTGTTCTCTACCACACTCTTTAATGTCAGCCAGTGCTGCTTAGTAGGGCTCAATTAATGGTGACTGAACATCCCATtgcttgtatacaatgaacagaggcgccaaaaatatAAGATtagactaaatgagcttaaaaaccaacttaaatggcaaaattgaaggaggaagtggtggtcttacctccctcaagcagacacgacaacgactgcgattcagacaaaacacatttattaggaactccaaaaagaaatgcagcgcagaggcgcttaacttgaatccttgtgcagattgtttgatactcctccctatattgcctgatgaagcggggttgaacctgcgaaacgcgttgcatttctttttggagttcctaataaatgtgtttgactgtctgaatcgcagtcgttgtcgtgtctgcttgagggaggtaagaccaccacttcctccttcaattttgccatttaagttggtttttaagctcatttagtctaATCttaatacttttggcgcctctgttcattgtatacaattttgagtccaaccttggtggagggttgctaccctttatcctgtctacagagagcgacttcttaatcctgagtggggtcaggacaatctccccacctgcctttgcagtggttgcctgctggtgaccctgacttgtgagtatctagcaatacaaacttattgccaccttgtccagtacgaattacactattggggctcttggtgttccctgtttttatcccATTGCTTAATCTGCAATGATCACAACAAACCACCAGGCACTCCAAAGAAGATTTCAGGTTGAccccacccccaaccccaccaaCAAACCGTTCCGATCCCAATTGCAAGTGTGGGCTGTATAACTCCCACATAAAAAGTATGGCCAGTATAGCACCCTGTCCCCAGTCCACTAACCTATACACGTGGTCAGCATAATCCCCCATTCTCAACAGTGTCTCATTCAGGTATCCCCTCCCCATCTACAGGTGGGAAGCTTGTCTCCATTTAGCCAAAGAAGTTAATAAAAGTTGAGATGCTGGAAGAACCAACCTATTAACAACGCTCTAAAGTAATCTTTGTAGCTGGCATAAGTCATCTTGTTTCTTAGCGACGCACTAGCAGGACACCTGGAAAATAAAGAGACAGTTATAAATTATAGGCTATTAATACAAATCTACACAGAACCATTGTTTAAATATAATACAAacttaaataaaaataatgagctaaaaaaaaaaatatgcaacaagcAATACAAACATCAGGGGTGGATTTCAAACATGTACCATTCTAATTCATGCacctgcagcagcatgtgtaaCTAAGATGTATTGTTCAGGTAGGCCTTTATACCATAGGCACAGTAAGACTGAAGAGTGAGTGTGTCTTTGGATTGTACAGTGAATGATCAGCATAACAGCTTGAGATCTGTAGACATTTGCTTATTTGCATTACACTGACTTCCAAAGGAACAGAAggaatcaatcctatcccctctgctgtttgcaatctacatgttgccactcggtacacttatccaacgacatggcctgacgtaccactgctacgccgatgacacacagctatacctgtccttcaaacctggtggaacagaccctaccccaaaaataaactcttgcttagctgagcttcaggcatggatgaatgataactggttgaaactgaatgctgacaaaactgaggtcctgtttgtccaaagccagtgctcgccatcaaaacagctctatcctaaagcaacaccaatcaggattgggaattcagacataaacagctccaaccttgtgcgcagccttggcgtactaatcgatggggaattgagtttcagaaaccaaatttcatctgtagttaaatcttccttctttcatctgaagaacattgcaaagattaaacatctgattcccccagaggatcttccaaccctagtccacgccttcatcacatcacggctggactactgcaatgccctttatgctggcctccccaaaaaagacttgcgtcgcctgcaattagtgcagaatgctgctgccagattgctaacaaaccagcctcgccactgtcacattacaccgatccttcgctcactgcactggctaccagtacaatggagaatactcttcaagattggactgctgacattcaaatccctgcacaatctgggccctggatacatgaaggacttgctgaagctgcaccacacctctcacaacctcagatcagcaagttctataaacttggtcactcccagagtgcacctcaaaaaatctggagacagagccttctgtcatgctgcccctactctttggaactccctaccacacccagtaaagacagcaccatccctggagctattcaaatccagactgaaaagccacctgtttagcctggcatttccagatttataaaattcttcctctgtaccacgatggtcggagccatgcttatgcgctttgagtcccaagggagaaaagcgctttacaaatgttatttgttgttgttgttgtagataATCTAAGCATAGAAAGATAGTTATTAGAATTGCCTAGTCAGATTATGtgttaatgtgttaatatgtttagttttctttgttttcctatAGCAACCGAGACTCCCGAAACAGTGGGGGAGGGCCCAGAGGCTAAAAGGGCCCACTACACTTCCCCTTCTGCATACTAGAGCAGCAGAGCATTATATTTGCCTACTCCAGTGCGGCATTGGGTCACCCCTGTGTGACACTGCAGTCCCGTCTAACTTACTCCAATTACCTTGGGGAATAGTCACATCCGGGGTGTAACTAGcaatcaccgggcccccctgcaaaaatttggatgttgTTCCCCGccccgctcagggctgttttcgggggcaggaggggtcgcagcatgtggGGAAAGCTTGACCACAGAGGTCCAGTCTCTGAGTGCCTCATGCTACTTGCTGTTTAAACAGGTAGTAGCGTGCgacacttagagatcggaacctccagcgggtggatggaggtatgtgttcctgccgctGCCCGTtaccactgataattgcaggaggggagcgcactgagaggagagcccgaggtaagggaggggggtgcATTGTCCCCATCCCCGCTGACGTACGGCCAcgctttctcctcatgctgcgacccctcctgccccccaaaatggccctgagcgggccccctcacgggtgcaggggctgtatcccctattgttatgcccctggtcacATCCGATGACTTGAAAGACTGTGAACCACCTGATGTTAAAAAGAGCGGTTGTTGGCTCACAGATAATAATGTGACATGCACCTGCCAATCCCGTCTTACTAGGCCACAGTTGCCATACAGGTCTCATTCACTGGAGACTTCTGGTGGCGATTTCACTGTGAGCTTAGTAAATGTTTAAGATTGGTTGGTgggcccatacatgatacaaccTTGATTGAATGTACAATCAgtaaaataaaatgatttttaaaatttTGCACTGGAAATCGATGGTAATGCTGTCACCACTGTCTGGATTAAATGGGAGTGGACAGACTCCACCTAACTACTcctaaaagaaagaaaactttgcaaactagctagcaaatcaacaatttaaaaTAAGACAAtttggtagtgtgtctcttctgaggcaaAGTTCTAAGCAACGATAAGATAAGCAGAAACAAGGGCAAGACTGCAACTATTCAATCATTAGttttattataaaactatacacacaaatataaTTTATAACCGACAGGTAAATATACCTGTCAGAACAGACTGGGGTTATAGAAATGAGTAAGAGATGAAAAATGGAAAGACAATGCCTATaatacagtttaaccacttcaccactgaggggttttaccccttgagcaccagagcgattttcacctttcagcgctccttccattaatttgtctataactttatcattacttatcacaatgaaatgaactatatcttgtttttttcgccaccaattaggctttctttaggtgggacattatgacaagaattattttattctaaatgtgtttaatgggaaaataggaaaaaatgtgggaaaaaatgtattatttttcagttttcggcctttatagtttttaaataatacatgctactgtaattaaaacccatgaaatttatttgcccatttgtcccggttataaaaccattcaaattatgtccctatcacaatgtttggtgccaatattttatttggaaataaaggtgcatttttttcagttttgcgtccatccccaattacaagcccatagtttataaagtaacagtgttataccctcttgacataaatatttaaaaagttcagtccctaaggtaactatttatgtatttcttttaattgtatttttttttaattgcaaaaaaaataataattgcggAGTGTgttaggtaatgagttaatttttaatgtatagctaatgtatttgtatatgaaaaatgctttagggtgtagttttactatttggccataagatggccacagtgagtttttgtttatgcgacctgcaagcgtacaggaagtacgcttgcaggaagttcagggaggctgggcaacttttttttcacaatgatcgcactgcttTTTGTAGAACcagttgatcattgcgggggggctcagatcaacgaacgggaaaggtttttcccgttcatcgaTCTtcaggcaagcgggcggcggcgtgcacaagcGCGGGGTGCGTGaggacgagcgagcgggagtgcggacagcggcgggagtggcgggagcggcgtcaggtacggatttctccgtcctttggtggcaacagggtggaaaaaggaacagagaaatccgtacggctggGGCTAAAGTGTTTAATGTATAGGTTATTGGAAGTCCATGTGGCAATTgaaagtccatgcggcaatctaaAGTCTTTGTCTGGAAAAAGTCCAAGATGGCCACTTGCCAGAGTCCACCTGGCCTGTCGGATGGTACTTGACAACAGATGATAAAACAAGGACACTGCACTCCTGTGTTCCCCATGGTTATACCCCTCTCTCAACAAggaggagtgagggcggggatcaCACACCTGTTGGAGCCTGAGATGAGCCAGCCCCTTTTCATTGAGATGTGTCTATGAGATGTGCTCTATCTCAAAAAATGTACATGTTATGGGTCTGTTTGGGTCTGTCAGGATTTATCAAATGCATatccaaaatgcatatctctgctttggacGGGCTTACCGTGAATTCGGAAACATCCAATCATGCGGTTTGATCAGAATCTCTGAAATTTCGATGGTCTGTGCCCCTTGGAAAGTCATATTTATGACAAAAGATTGATTTCATATTTGTGGGGTCAAGAAAGGTTTGCTAAATCAGGCAGAAGGCCAGCTGTGTGATAAAGATTGCTTTGAACTTTCTGCAGAATGGAAAGATGTTAGGACTGCTATTGAAGTAGGGAATGGAGGAGCCGCACTGTCTAAGGCAAGCTGCCTTAGGTGTGAAGTTTCTCTCTCTGCATGGCAAGAATGCCATTTGGTGGTCCTGGACTCTAGTAATATTTCAAGATTCTTGCTTTGGGAGAGGAAGTCATTTGAAGTCCCTAGTGATATCAGGGATATCTAACTTGGCCAAGGGTAATTagcatgcgtacgttaaaaaggggcgctgggaaaaaagggcgcggggttttaaacgataagcatggataacgtttaaaaatgtattgtactgtatttcgtttaaaattaatgttttataaagttataaatcattaaataatgtgcattaaatcggcaattgtaaaaacgttaatctttcgtttaaatagtaaatcatataataacgtttaaaaaaaaaattactaagtaaccctccctgtacctacccctaacccctagacccccctgttgatgcctaaacctaagacccccctgttggtgcctaaacctaagaccccctgttggtgcctaaacctaagacccccctgttggtgcctaaacctaagaccccctgttggtgcctaaacctaagacccccctgttggtgcctaaacctaagaccccctgttggtgcctaaacctaagacccccctgttggtgcctaaacctaagacccccctgttggtgcctaaacctaagacccccctgttggtgcctaaacctaagacccccctggtggtgcctaaacctaagacccccctgtgataagcattaataacgtttcaaaaacatattgtgcggttttttcgtttaaaaataatgtaaaaaaaaaaaatgtgtactgtttttgtttaaaaataatgtttgaaaaaaatattgtactgtttttcgtttaaaaataatattaaaaaaattataaatcattaaataatgtgtaatcatgagaagcagtaataaaacattaagtctccgggcgccgcttttaaaacgttatttttctccggcgcccttttttcctatcgggcgcccattaaacgatatttattatgggagtgaatggcggcgcccgatttgtccactagcctcctgcgcccttttttactgttaccaattAGCATGAAGTTGCTAACATTTGACCAGGGAAAGGGGAAACTGTGTTAACCCCTGGTTTCCCTGCTCTTTTTAAAACGggattgttttgtttttctgtctgctgtcactttttaaagggaatctgaagtaaaaataaacctatgatgtaatgatttttatgtgtagtacagctaagaaataaaacattagcagcagagatatgagtctaagaagagttaagaaattccagctgttatctatgcaaaagagcttcactgatctctcctactttcaaagttgcagagagctctgtcttctgaagcttatcatctcaactgtctgtcaatgtatttttttttctgcagaggaaagttcaaaaggtcattagcctgctctgtgaaatcatttataatgctgagtgtaatgcgtaaactgcatatattagagaatgatgcaatgttattaaaaaaaaccctgatataactgaaaataaaaatatgagacttttctttgctactaatgttttattaatgtactacacaaccaattcattatatcataattgtttCACTTCAGTGTAACTTTAATAGTGGCAAGTGGTTACAGGGAacattttataaggctctaactactttatTTGGACTAATaaacaatgtttatttattaCACCTGTTCTTCCCTGCTGCCTACACGCCTCCGGTTCTGATGTGACATGCATCGTGAGCCGCAGGCATGTATGCAGCATGGAACATGTGggtcaggggcgtagcttgggggggggcggggtaggacacgtgcccccaggcgctgggtccctaagggcgcccaggggCAGTGCAGTatcttttaagaaaaaaatctcgTCTCTATGTTACTCGCAACTTCGCTCCCCGGTGACGTCACACGTCACCACCGCACCACGTGCACTATTGGAACGCACGCAGATCCAGCCAGCCAGAGCCATTCGCTGATGGTGAAGAGAGGAGCCGACAAGGCAGGAGGGGGCGGAGATGCAGTACAGTGGAGCcagcagcagggctggatttatcatACTGAACCCAAGGCACGAGTTTATAGGCACCTGATTGGTGGAGAGGCGGCTCCCAATCCTCCCAGAGTACCTACCAAACAGAAGAGATAAGTTCGCCACGTGCTGACTTCCCGATAGGACAGATGCATGTTCAGCTGACTTCCCGATAGGACAGATGCGTGTTCAGCTACTACTCCTGCCCTCCAGCTCCCGTTTTTGGTTAGTAGATTTAGATTACAGATCACTGGCTTGTTAGCTGCTCAAGTGTCGACAtcagcagtcagtgtgtgaccaGCATGGCCGTTTGTAGGGCCGTGCCGCCCGTGCCAGCCCTGAGCGCTGTTTGGAGAGGggcactgtaatggaggggggagccggagccacggggagggcagcccgacctctccctccctctcctcgggccgccctccgtgctcccccctccgatgcacagtaaatagcgcagcaggaagctctTTCTGTACACAACTACGGTACtcgccttcctgcgttccacttgCTGCTGATCTCCTATCGGTATAGACGCTAATAcagacgctgcttccggctaaacaggaagcagcgtgtgtatcagcgtctataccGATAGGAGATCAgcagcgagtggaacgcaggaaggtgagtagttgtgtacagagagagcttcctgctgcgctatttactgtgcatcggaggggggagcacggagggcggcccggggagagggagggagaggtcgggctgccctcctcgtggctctggctccccctccattatatgggggggggggggggacacctacctaacctatactgggggatgctgcctatctaacctatactgggggacacctacctaatctaacctatactgggggacacctacctaatctaacctatactgtgggacagctacctatctaacctatactgggggcagctacctatctaacctatactagggggcacctacctaatctaacctatgctggggggcagctacctaatctaacctatactgggggggggcacctacctatctaacctatactggggggcacctacctatctaacctatactgggggggcacctacctatcaaacctatactgggggcacctacctatcaaacctatactgggggcacttacttatctaacctgtattgggggcacctacctacctacctagctagcctatacaggtggcaactatactggctacctatattgcaggcacatacctaactaacctatactgggggcacctacctatcaaacctatgctgggggcaactattctggctacctatattagaagcacccacctagctaacctgtactggggcacctacctatctaacttataccggcggcacctgcctatataacctatactgggagcaactatactggctacctatactggaggcacctacctggctaacctatactggggcaactatactggctcacctatgcctggctacctatactggggggacctatatctggctacctatactggggtacctattcttggctacccatactggggggacctatactgagtgcaactagacctggctaacctatactgtgggcacccataccttgcttcgg
Encoded here:
- the LOC137531902 gene encoding cofilin-2-like codes for the protein MSSDLTEILVDNQILMEDIGKTVTDPYMAFVNLLPLDDCRYAVYLVNYEINYSKEESLVFILWCPASASLRNKMTYASYKDYFRALLIGINKEFIVDSIDTFEDRTTFAQKIGGPLVNSLEGVPLK